The window CGCGTCGTGAAAAAAGAGGTACCGACGTACGCTCCAGCTTAAAATGTCACAACTCTATCAGAATACGACAGGTAAGAGTCGGAAAACTGTCCACATCTGCATTCCATCCTGTCAGCAACTCCTATTTATTATTTAATGAAAATGTCCCGATTTGTCAAACATATGGTTTATACTATGTTTCTGAATAATCCGGACTTCCATCATCATAGACAATGACTTACGAAATCGCTCGAAATCTGAAAGTAACAAAATAGCCCAGAAAACCCCGAACGACATTGAAATCGTTCGGGATTTGAAACCTCTGACAGCACGGTCGTCGTTTTATTCATATTGTATCTTGTCGATGTCAATTCGACCGTATACGACATTGACTTCGGGCCGACCGCCAACGACCGCAACCGTACCGAATCCCGTTGCCGTCGAGAGAAAGGTAATAAAATCACCTTCGATGCGCGGTGCGATATGGAGTGTCCGATCCACAGCATCGTAACGTACTCCGGTCAATGCCTGCAATAAAGAATAACTCGACAATGCCCGGGCATACCAGCTTCCGCATTCGTATTCATTGAACGGGTTACGCACTCGCCCGTCATAACGGTTACGGCATGTCCGTACGATCTCCAACCCCTTTTCGACTTCTCCCTCAGCGATCAAATGCGCCGCAACCTGATATTCGATACCGCTCCAGACCTCGTTGCTGTACACGAACGGAAGCTGGGGCTTGCCTCCTTTAGGCCAACTGCACAGTAACAACCCGCCGTCACGGCCCAGTGCATAAGTCGTCCGCTGCGGGTTTGCATGATCGTAAAGATCGTGACGCAGATTGTACTTATGAACCGCACAAAGGTGACTGTGCACTTTCTCGGGATCGAGTACTCCGTCCAATCCCGCAGCCCAGGCCATCCAATCCCCTATCACACCGTCCGACAGACAACCGTTGCCGTATTGGTATTTGGGCCCCTCAACGTCAAGAATCTCACGCGCCTCTTCGGAGTAGGTACTATGGAAAGTCATTGCCTGGGTCGGATCGGGGGCATTGAGTTCCCGCCACATCACCTGCTGGGCGAAATATTCGCCGTTGAAAAGCCGCTCTTCAAGATAATGCACACTTTTCGCAAGCAGGGTATCATAGCGCGAAGTGTCGTGACCAAGAGCTTTCCCGATTTTCGAGAGTGCATTAAGCGCTTCGGCATAGATACTCGAACACATTCCGTCAGGTCCCCAAAATTCGATGTCGTAGGTATTATGATGCGGTTCTTCGAGCGCCCCGGTCTCGCGGGGGTCCCAAGTACGGATACAGTATTCGAGGCTTTGCACGAGGAGCGGATACAGTTCGGCGATCCATTTTTGGTCGCCACTGATCCGCCAGTCACGATAGGCCTTCAGAATTCCGCCGAGTTGTCCGTCGGCTGCGGCGTGAAAGTCATGTCGGGTGGGACGTATGGGAAGGTTGTTCCGGAAGACCTGATGCCCTTCGCTGTTTTGTCCCACTCGGAATTCCGTTTCACGCAGTGTGCGCTCCATTGCCGGAAAAAGATGCGGCAACGCTTGGGCATAATTCCATACATGGGTGCATGATCCGTGACAACTGCCCCATGTATCGCCGCAGCCCTCCCAGTTCCACATTCGGCCGTCGTGTTGCCGCCATACGGTAGGTGATTTCAGAATCGTGAGGTTTGCCGCTACGGCTTCGATCACTTCGGGAGGCAAGGTCGAACTATAAAACGCTTCGGTGAAACTTTCGGTTTCGCGTTTCAGACGGCCGTAGTTGTTCAGCCAATAATCGCACACCGCCCGGATGTCGGGGAAGCGATGCCCGTACCACGGTTCATAAAAAGCCGGATAGTTTTCATATTGAGCCGGATTGTACTTCACTCCGCGATCGGCATCCGTCTCGGCATCGGGGCCGTAGTTTATACCGGAATAGGGAACGTACCACACCATGTGGAGGCGGATCGTTCGGGACTCACCGGGTTCAAGCGTGAACGGAATGTAAAGCGATGCCCCCGGAGCTCCCTCTTTGGGAGAATTTTCACGAAGTGTTCCCTGTTCGATATCATTCCACGCCATCGTGACAGGGTCCCACCATTGGCCGCGGAACCAACTATGGTTCACTATGGTCGTCGTATCGTCGGTAAAGATCGCAAATTGACGATGTTCATAACGCGGTTGGTTTCCGGGGCGCTGCGTAAGGATGAATCCGTTCCCGATCGGTTCGATCGACCCCTGTGCCTGGTGGTTGCGATGGGCGAAATTATTACTGTTGTACGAAAATACAGCTTCCACCTCTTTGGCCGAATGGTTGGTAAAGCGGTATTCAAGCGTTCCGGCAGGCAGTCCCGAATCATCTTCATTGGTAGGAATGAAAGGACTCCAGGCTGTGATTTCCGCATCCAGCGGCATATCGTCATCCGTGAGCTCGATGTGCGCAAAAGGGAAACGTGCAGTAAAACGGACGCAGTCAAAGCGCGGAAAGCCCCATGCCGGATTGCTGATGCCGAGGGTTGCTCCTTGTCGGCCATACTTTTTCCACTCAGGGACATTGCCTTCTATTACTTTCGAGCCGTTTTCTTGGCCTTTGACATGCAAGGCTGCGAACATCAGCGGTTCATTGAAAAGTTCCGGTACATGATGGATCGACATGTGGGAGATCGTGCCGTTTCCTTCAATACAGAACATCCCCGCACCCATCCCGCCGATCGGAAAAGCGATTTGCGAAAGGTATTCGCCTTCATAGGGAGCATTGAATGTCCGACCGTCGGGCTTATGGTCACACGCCGGAGACGACAATAGGGCCAAAAGCGGAATGAAGGTCCGAATGACTATTTTCGGGGGCATACGGATTAAGGATAAATGGTTTTATCTCGATTGCATGTTAACTTGCCATTTTCGCAATTCAGTTCAGCCATTTGCAGGAAGCTGATTTTCTGATAGATTTCATCGCCGGCCTCATGAGTTCCCGGATTGTAGCCAAGGAATGGCTGCACGTGGTAGACGATGAATGCCCGGTTGTCTTTGATGAGGACACT of the Alistipes senegalensis JC50 genome contains:
- a CDS encoding GH116 family glycosyl hydrolase; translated protein: MPPKIVIRTFIPLLALLSSPACDHKPDGRTFNAPYEGEYLSQIAFPIGGMGAGMFCIEGNGTISHMSIHHVPELFNEPLMFAALHVKGQENGSKVIEGNVPEWKKYGRQGATLGISNPAWGFPRFDCVRFTARFPFAHIELTDDDMPLDAEITAWSPFIPTNEDDSGLPAGTLEYRFTNHSAKEVEAVFSYNSNNFAHRNHQAQGSIEPIGNGFILTQRPGNQPRYEHRQFAIFTDDTTTIVNHSWFRGQWWDPVTMAWNDIEQGTLRENSPKEGAPGASLYIPFTLEPGESRTIRLHMVWYVPYSGINYGPDAETDADRGVKYNPAQYENYPAFYEPWYGHRFPDIRAVCDYWLNNYGRLKRETESFTEAFYSSTLPPEVIEAVAANLTILKSPTVWRQHDGRMWNWEGCGDTWGSCHGSCTHVWNYAQALPHLFPAMERTLRETEFRVGQNSEGHQVFRNNLPIRPTRHDFHAAADGQLGGILKAYRDWRISGDQKWIAELYPLLVQSLEYCIRTWDPRETGALEEPHHNTYDIEFWGPDGMCSSIYAEALNALSKIGKALGHDTSRYDTLLAKSVHYLEERLFNGEYFAQQVMWRELNAPDPTQAMTFHSTYSEEAREILDVEGPKYQYGNGCLSDGVIGDWMAWAAGLDGVLDPEKVHSHLCAVHKYNLRHDLYDHANPQRTTYALGRDGGLLLCSWPKGGKPQLPFVYSNEVWSGIEYQVAAHLIAEGEVEKGLEIVRTCRNRYDGRVRNPFNEYECGSWYARALSSYSLLQALTGVRYDAVDRTLHIAPRIEGDFITFLSTATGFGTVAVVGGRPEVNVVYGRIDIDKIQYE